A section of the Aricia agestis chromosome 4, ilAriAges1.1, whole genome shotgun sequence genome encodes:
- the LOC121726626 gene encoding malignant T-cell-amplified sequence 1 homolog isoform X1 — MLLISILRWLCSRLNKLTYAEKMVFDEKESISGVQQLKSSVQKGIRARLLELYPHLENHIDQVLPKKDTFRIVKCHDHIEIMVNSAGELLFFRHREGPWMPTLRLLHKYPFFLPMQQVDKGAIRFVLSGANIMCPGLTSPGARMSSVEKGSVVAVMAEGKEHALAVGMTSLSTDDIAKVNKGVGIENCHYLNDGLWQMKPVK, encoded by the exons atgttgttaatatcaattttaagatggctttgtagcagatTAAACAAGTTAACTTATGCAGAAAAAATGGT ATTTGACGAAAAGGAGAGCATTTCCGGAGTTCAGCAACTTAAGTCTTCAGTTCAGAAGGGTATCAGGGCGCGACTGTTGGAGTTGTACCCACATTTGGAGAATCACATCGATCAGGTTCTGCCGAAAAAGGACACATTTCGTATTGTAAAATG TCACGACCACATAGAAATAATGGTAAACAGCGCTGGGGAACTCCTTTTTTTCCGCCACCGAGAGGGACCGTGGATGCCAACATTGCGGCTTCTACATAAAT ACCCATTCTTCCTGCCGATGCAACAGGTGGACAAGGGTGCTATCCGCTTCGTGCTCAGCGGGGCTAACATCATGTGCCCCGGGCTGACGTCTCCCGGAGCTCGAATGTCATCTGTGGAGAAGGGCAGCGTAGTCGCCGTCATGGCTGAGGGCAAAGAGCACGCTTTGGCTGTTGGCATGACGTCTTTGTCGACTGACgacat TGCAAAGGTTAACAAGGGCGTTGGAATAGAAAACTGTCATTACCTCAACGATGGACTATGGCAAATGAAGCCCGTTAAGTGA
- the LOC121726626 gene encoding malignant T-cell-amplified sequence 1 homolog isoform X2, with protein MMRKYFTRNVFVGISVLFVSWILFDEKESISGVQQLKSSVQKGIRARLLELYPHLENHIDQVLPKKDTFRIVKCHDHIEIMVNSAGELLFFRHREGPWMPTLRLLHKYPFFLPMQQVDKGAIRFVLSGANIMCPGLTSPGARMSSVEKGSVVAVMAEGKEHALAVGMTSLSTDDIAKVNKGVGIENCHYLNDGLWQMKPVK; from the exons ATGATGcgaaaatattttacaagaaatgtttttgttgggatttcagttctttttgtaagttggatctt ATTTGACGAAAAGGAGAGCATTTCCGGAGTTCAGCAACTTAAGTCTTCAGTTCAGAAGGGTATCAGGGCGCGACTGTTGGAGTTGTACCCACATTTGGAGAATCACATCGATCAGGTTCTGCCGAAAAAGGACACATTTCGTATTGTAAAATG TCACGACCACATAGAAATAATGGTAAACAGCGCTGGGGAACTCCTTTTTTTCCGCCACCGAGAGGGACCGTGGATGCCAACATTGCGGCTTCTACATAAAT ACCCATTCTTCCTGCCGATGCAACAGGTGGACAAGGGTGCTATCCGCTTCGTGCTCAGCGGGGCTAACATCATGTGCCCCGGGCTGACGTCTCCCGGAGCTCGAATGTCATCTGTGGAGAAGGGCAGCGTAGTCGCCGTCATGGCTGAGGGCAAAGAGCACGCTTTGGCTGTTGGCATGACGTCTTTGTCGACTGACgacat TGCAAAGGTTAACAAGGGCGTTGGAATAGAAAACTGTCATTACCTCAACGATGGACTATGGCAAATGAAGCCCGTTAAGTGA
- the LOC121726626 gene encoding malignant T-cell-amplified sequence 1 homolog isoform X3, with product MFKKFDEKESISGVQQLKSSVQKGIRARLLELYPHLENHIDQVLPKKDTFRIVKCHDHIEIMVNSAGELLFFRHREGPWMPTLRLLHKYPFFLPMQQVDKGAIRFVLSGANIMCPGLTSPGARMSSVEKGSVVAVMAEGKEHALAVGMTSLSTDDIAKVNKGVGIENCHYLNDGLWQMKPVK from the exons ATTTGACGAAAAGGAGAGCATTTCCGGAGTTCAGCAACTTAAGTCTTCAGTTCAGAAGGGTATCAGGGCGCGACTGTTGGAGTTGTACCCACATTTGGAGAATCACATCGATCAGGTTCTGCCGAAAAAGGACACATTTCGTATTGTAAAATG TCACGACCACATAGAAATAATGGTAAACAGCGCTGGGGAACTCCTTTTTTTCCGCCACCGAGAGGGACCGTGGATGCCAACATTGCGGCTTCTACATAAAT ACCCATTCTTCCTGCCGATGCAACAGGTGGACAAGGGTGCTATCCGCTTCGTGCTCAGCGGGGCTAACATCATGTGCCCCGGGCTGACGTCTCCCGGAGCTCGAATGTCATCTGTGGAGAAGGGCAGCGTAGTCGCCGTCATGGCTGAGGGCAAAGAGCACGCTTTGGCTGTTGGCATGACGTCTTTGTCGACTGACgacat TGCAAAGGTTAACAAGGGCGTTGGAATAGAAAACTGTCATTACCTCAACGATGGACTATGGCAAATGAAGCCCGTTAAGTGA